The proteins below are encoded in one region of Brassica napus cultivar Da-Ae chromosome A6, Da-Ae, whole genome shotgun sequence:
- the LOC106346747 gene encoding uncharacterized protein LOC106346747, translating into MARSLSISLSKVRLTASASSLLPSSHLLSFRSQSSDRRGDLHETDTASPSDPLIQKLEDAVHRIFVRRAAPDWLPFVPGASYYVPPPGSGSQTHGVAQLVAKLANPLTDEETLSTNSTHGWPSSDYFLKGVQPRLMETKIETSSSTEYHSEDEEG; encoded by the exons ATGGCTCGTTCCCTttcgatctctctctctaaagtccGACTCACCGCATCTGCATCCTCTCTCCTCCCTTCATCACACCTCCTTTCCTTCCGATCTCAATCCTCCGACCGTCGCGGCGATCTACACGAAACCGACACCGCCTCGCCGTCGGATCCCTTAATACAGAAGCTAGAAGACGCTGTTCACCGGATATTCGTACGCCGAGCTGCACCTGATTGGCTCCCGTTTGTTCCAGGTGCTTCCTATTACGTCCCGCCTCCAGGATCTGGATCCCAGACTCATGGGGTCGCTCAGCTCGTTGCGAAGCTGGCTAACCCGTTAACTGATGAAGAAACTCTCTCCACCAATTCGACTCACGGATGGCCTTCCTCTGATTATTTCCTCAAAG GTGTACAACCTCGATTGATGGAGACTAAGATCGAGACTAGTTCAAGTACTGAGTATCACTCCGAGGACGAGGAAGGGTGA
- the LOC106346746 gene encoding putative pentatricopeptide repeat-containing protein At1g16830, which yields MLWRCNWVKQRRKLINTLSFSSLHTHFSSKPNQISNLSRHRAAPNPPLTHDDVYSRLRESSPDLKTLTFFLSCAKQSNYFHDDRAFDHMVSVVERLTHRHKSINQVIEALILSGCVIKPRVLLLLLEIFWRGHVYDKAIEVYKGMSTFGYVPNTRAMNMMMDVLFKYNLVDRALEVFEGIRVRNFFSFDIALSHLCSRKDLDLVRVKMVLKMMIREGFYPNGERFGQVLGVFCRSGCVAEGFQVVGLMICSGVSVSVNVWSMLVNGFFRSGEPRKAVDLFNKMGCSPNLVTYTSLIKGFMDYGMVDEAFSVVRIVQSKGLAADIVLVNVMIHTFTRLGRFEEARNVFLHSLKKGADQYTFATILSSLCLSRDFDLGITIGTETELDLVMGNSLMNYLCKVGNTLAALKVFRNMSNRDLALDCYTYTGFLTALCQGEAYGHALNMYDEIVKRKGIRIDAHFHTVMIDSLVELGEYGSAMRLFNRCVLEKRELDVVSYTVAIKGLVRGRRMEEACSLLEKMKDDGVMPNARTYRTVISGLCGEKDKDRLRKVLSECIEEGVELDPNTKFKVVSLLSRYPRDCSEFRSVFEKWRENVGVSDSYDELAVSAG from the coding sequence ATGCTATGGAGATGCAACTGGGTAAAGCAGAGGAGGAAACTCATCAACACGCTCAGCTTCTCCTCGCTTCACACTCACTTCTcatcaaaaccaaaccaaatcagCAACCTTTCTCGACACCGAGCTGCTCCCAACCCGCCACTCACCCACGACGACGTCTACTCTCGTTTACGAGAATCCTCCCCCGATCTAAAAACCTTAACTTTCTTCCTCAGCTGCGCGAAGCAGAGCAACTACTTCCACGATGACCGAGCTTTTGATCACATGGTTAGTGTCGTCGAGAGACTAACTCATCGACACAAGAGCATCAATCAAGTCATAGAAGCTTTGATACTATCAGGCTGCGTAATAAAGCCTCGAGTTTTATTGCTGCTGCTTGAAATCTTCTGGCGCGGGCACGTGTACGATAAGGCTATAGAGGTTTATAAAGGCATGAGCACCTTTGGTTACGTGCCTAACACACGTGCCATGAATATGATGATGGATGTTCTTTTCAAGTACAATCTGGTTGATCGAGCTTTGGAGGTTTTCGAAGGGATCCGTGTTAGGAACTTCTTTAGTTTCGACATTGCGTTGAGCCACTTGTGTAGTAGAAAGGATTTGGATCTGGTTAGGGTTAAGAtggttttgaagatgatgattaGAGAAGGGTTTTATCCTAACGGAGAGAGGTTTGGGCAGGTTCTTGGAGTGTTTTGTAGAAGTGGATGCGTTGCTGAAGGGTTTCAAGTGGTTGGGTTGATGATATGTAGTGGAGTCTCTGTGTCTGTTAATGTATGGAGCATGTTGGTTAATGGTTTTTTTCGTTCGGGTGAGCCGCGTAAGGCGGTTGATCTGTTTAACAAGATGGGTTGTTCCCCGAATCTAGTGACGTATACTAGTTTGATCAAAGGGTTTATGGATTATGGAATGGTTGATGAAGCGTTTAGTGTGGTGAGAATAGTGCAATCCAAAGGGTTGGCTGCAGATATTGTTCTTGTGAATGTGATGATACATACGTTTACTAGACTCGGGAGATTCGAAGAAGCTCGTAACGTTTTTCTTCATAGTTTGAAGAAAGGGGCGGATCAGTATACTTTTGCTACGATTCTCTCTAGTCTATGTTTGTCTAGGGACTTCGATCTCGGTATCACGATTGGTACTGAAACAGAGTTGGATCTTGTGATGGGAAACTCGCTCATGAACTATCTCTGCAAGGTCGGTAACACTTTGGCCGCGTTGAAAGTGTTCCGCAACATGTCTAACAGAGACTTAGCTCTGGATTGTTATACGTACACTGGCTTTCTCACTGCGCTTTGTCAAGGAGAAGCATATGGCCATGCCCTGAACATGTACGACGAGATCGTAAAGAGGAAGGGCATCCGGATCGATGCTCATTTTCATACCGTGATGATTGACAGTCTTGTAGAGCTTGGTGAATACGGTAGCGCGATGCGTTTGTTTAACCGTTGTGTCTTGGAGAAACGTGAGTTGGATGTTGTGTCGTATACGGTTGCGATTAAGGGACTTGTGCGTGGGAGGAGGATGGAGGAAGCTTGTTCTCTCTTGGAGAAAATGAAAGACGATGGGGTTATGCCGAATGCACGGACTTATAGGACTGTTATCTCTGGTTTGTGCGGGGAGAAGGACAAGGATAGGTTGAGAAAGGTTTTAAGTGAGTGCATTGAGGAAGGAGTGGAGTTGGATCCTAACACTAAGTTTAAAGTGGTGTCTCTCTTATCTCGatatccaagagattgttctgagtttagatcggtttttGAGAAATGGAGGGAGAACGTTGGTGTTTCTGATTCATACGATGAGTTAGCTGTTTCTGCTGGGTGA
- the LOC106351354 gene encoding protein FAM32A-like has translation MSAYDNVIGGKLKLKGKALDVKAGGVKKKKKQKKQEEQALKITDHHELIEGENTEALGNLIDGEEDEAGMSELAKYDDDQLTPAERRYIEQKQRLDVQKLAKEANKSHRNRIEDFNQYLANMSEHYDIPKVGPG, from the exons ATGTCGGCATATGACAATGTTATTGGTGGGAAGTTAAAGCTAAAAGGGAAGGCTTTAGATGTGAAAGCTGGTGgagtcaagaagaagaagaaacaaaagaaacaagaagaacaagCTCTTAAAATTACTGATCATCATGAACTCATAGAAG GAGAAAACACCGAAGCTTTAGGTAATTTGAttgatggagaagaagatgaagcggGTATGAGTGAATTGGCGAAATACGACGATGATCAGTTAACGCCTGCAGAGAGAAGGTACATAGAGCAGAAGCAGAGACTTGATGTGCAGAAACTGGCTAAGGAAGCGAACAAGTCTCACCGTAATAGGATTGAGGATTTCAATCAGTACCTGGCTAACATGAGCGAGCACTACGATATCCCTAAAGTCGGACCTGGTTAA
- the BNAA06G11320D gene encoding uncharacterized protein BNAA06G11320D translates to MAGKVKHVQVFHLLCLCSVIFFFVLSVNVSSEAVPPEDKTATVWLYRIKRSGNDYWSKLKETLGRGHSRFFPPNIDFRGKDDAADMGTGEKMKEAVTRSFEHSKDTVEEAARSAAEVACDAAEAVKEKVKRSVSGGETNQQQSEGTNEL, encoded by the exons ATGGCAGGGAAAGTAAAGCACGTACAAGTTTTTCATCTGCTATGTCTATGTTCCGTGATCTTCTTTTTTGTACTCTCTGTGAATGTTTCAAGTGAAGCAGTGCCGCCGGAAGATAAAACGGCTACGGTTTGGCTATATAGAATCAAACGGTCTGGTAATGATTATTGGTCGAAACTCAAAGAGACTTTAGGTCGTGGTCACTCCCGCTTTTTTCCTCCTAACATaga TTTTAGAGGAAAGGATGATGCAGCAGATATGGGAACGGGAGAAAAGATGAAAGAGGCGGTCACAAGGAGCTTCGAGCATAGTAAAGATACGGTGGAGGAAGCTGCCAGATCAGCGGCAGAGGTGGCGTGTGATGCAGCTGAAGCGGTGAAAGAAAAGGTGAAGAGGAGCGTTTCCGGCGGAGAGACGAATCAGCAGCAGTCGGAGGGTACTAATGAACTTTAA